The nucleotide sequence CCAATCACCAGAGACTTTTTTATAGTTTACCATTTTTAGAAGTGTGATCACATGAATATTTCATGACTATTCAAACAATTGAACATAAACACTTTGAACGTCGGAAATGCCTTGATTAATCCCAACTAAAGCGCTGTTCTTTAAAGGGATCTCCATACATATGATAGCCATTCATTTCCCAAAATCCTGGCACATCGTTTTCTCTAAATTCAATTGCACGGAGCCATTTTGCACTTTTCCAAAAGTACAAATGAGGCACAACGACACGAATCGGAAAGCCATGTTCAGGTGTTAAAGTTTTGCCATTATGCGTATGAGCGAGCAGGCTTGAATCACGAAGGAAGTCTTCGATGGGTAAGTTTGTCGTCCAGCCTTCTTCAGCATGAAGTAAAACAAACTTAGCTGTGTCTTTGATGCCAACATCCTTGACTACGTCTTTGACTGCGATGCCTTCCCACTCATTATCTAGCTTTGACCATCCCGTTACACAATGAATATCATTTTTTGAATTCGATTGTGGCAAACTCATGAGTTCATCATATGTAAACCGTTTCGGATTCTCGACTTGCCCAAAAATCTGCAAATCCCACTTTGAAAGGTCCTCATAATAAGGGACATTGCCGTAATGCAAGACAGGCCAACCATCTGTGACTCGTTGATTCGGCGGGACACGACCTTCCTGCTCTGCAGGTTTGTTGCCAAAAAACATCATAATCCTCCTTCCAACAGTAAAGATACCTTATAAAAAGGATAATTCGAACAACTAGGAACGTCAACTTGCTCGAATTGTTATCGTAATCATTTTTCAGGTTGACATATAGGTCAACTTTTCTTATGATATTGTTAACCAAAACAACAAACGAGGTGGACATATGGGAAGGAACCAAAGAAAGTTTAATGCACTTGATATCGTATTAGTCGGAATGTTCGCTGCCCTAATGGCGATCGGTGCAAATGTGACATCCTTTATCGTGATCGGCGGCGTCCCAGTCACATTGCAACCATTTTTCGCAACCTTAGCTGGCGCATTATTAGGGAGCCGTTTAGGTCCCGTTTCAATGATCGTCTATACATTGATTGGTCTTGCAGGCGCACCCGTCTTTGCAGGCTTCCGCGGTGGATTTAGTATTTTAACAAGCCCTACATTCG is from Desertibacillus haloalkaliphilus and encodes:
- a CDS encoding sulfite oxidase-like oxidoreductase; protein product: MFFGNKPAEQEGRVPPNQRVTDGWPVLHYGNVPYYEDLSKWDLQIFGQVENPKRFTYDELMSLPQSNSKNDIHCVTGWSKLDNEWEGIAVKDVVKDVGIKDTAKFVLLHAEEGWTTNLPIEDFLRDSSLLAHTHNGKTLTPEHGFPIRVVVPHLYFWKSAKWLRAIEFRENDVPGFWEMNGYHMYGDPFKEQRFSWD